The Siniperca chuatsi isolate FFG_IHB_CAS linkage group LG2, ASM2008510v1, whole genome shotgun sequence genome window below encodes:
- the LOC122884821 gene encoding uncharacterized protein LOC122884821: MMKTLCVAVVVLSLTSVCQPVSLACEKLLKPEDKGPDLSGIWYFIAVSSQSCWVPTLLNTVVWPSVRVNITSTDTPNIYDAKHDFKIYGYCGNCSDTFLYQNNAMFDVDSNNAPTGEQEVLLQTGCPDCHVVKSDEFAGILVLFSRRKTVTAAELKEFETQTECLGWSKPQVFNSDHNYENCPLIDDDNIDASGLQTKFFQRLKNTYTEVLKCLAENFLYYPSVAYNWAQQGLANIWPF, encoded by the exons ATGATGAAGActttgtgtgttgctgttgttgtgctgAGTCTCACTTCCGTGTGCCAGCCTGTGTCGCTGGCCTGTGAGAAGCTGCTGAAACCAGAAGACAAAGGTCCAGAT tTGTCTGGTATTTGGTACTTCATAGCCGTGTCCTCGCAGTCCTGTTGGGTTCCAACATTACTGAATACTGTTGTTTGGCCAAGTGTTAGAGTGAACATTACCTCTACGGACACACCGAACATCTACGATGCcaaacatgattttaaaat ATATGGATATTGCGGTAATTGTTCGGACACATTTTTATACCAGAACAACGCCATGTTTGATGTCGACAGCAACA ATGCTCCAACTGGTGAACAAGAAGTGCTGCTGCAAACTGGGTGTCCTGACTGCCACGTTGTAAAATCGGATGAGTTTGCTGGCATTCTTGTGCTCTTCA GTAGGAGAAagactgtcactgctgctgagctGAAGGAGtttgagacacagacagagtgtCTCGGCTGGTCCAAACCACAGGTCTTCAACTCAGATCACA ATTATGAAAATTGCCCGCTAATTGATGATGACAACATTGATGCTTCGGGATTACAAACCAAGTTCTTTcaaagactgaaaaacacatatacagagGTCCTCAAGTGTCTTGCAGAGAATTTTCTTTATTACCCAAGTGTTGCCTATAACTGGGCACAGCAAGGGTTGGCCAACATTTGGCCATTTTAG
- the LOC122884814 gene encoding uncharacterized protein LOC122884814, translating to MMKTLCVAVVVLSLTSVCQPVSLACEKLLKPEDKGPDLSGIWYFIAMSSQSCWVPTLLNTVAWPSVRVNITSKDTPNIYNARHDIKIYGYCSNYSDTFLYQNNAMFDVDSDNAPSGEQEVLLQTGCPDCHVVKSDEFAGILVLFSRRKTVTAAELKEFETQTECLGWSKPQVFNSDHNYENCPLIDDDNIDASGLPTKFFQRLKNTYTEPLKCLAENLLYYPSVAYNWAQQGLANIWPF from the exons ATGATGAAGActttgtgtgttgctgttgttgtgctgAGTCTCACCTCTGTGTGCCAGCCTGTGTCGCTGGCCTGTGAGAAGCTGCTGAAACCAGAAGACAAAGGTCCAGAT tTGTCTGGCATTTGGTACTTCATAGCCATGTCCTCGCAGTCCTGTTGGGTTCCAACATTACTGAATACTGTTGCTTGGCCAAGTGTTAGAGTGAACATTACCTCTAAGGACACACCGAACATCTACAATGCCAGAcatgatattaaaat ATATGGATATTGCAGTAATtattcagatacatttttataccAGAACAACGCCATGTTTGATGTCGACAGCGACA ATGCTCCAAGTGGTGAACAAGAAGTGCTGCTGCAAACTGGGTGTCCTGACTGCCACGTTGTAAAATCGGATGAGTTCGCTGGCATTCTTGTGCTCTTCA GTAGGAGAAagactgtcactgctgctgagctGAAGGAGtttgagacacagacagagtgtCTCGGCTGGTCCAAACCACAGGTCTTCAACTCAGATCACA ATTATGAAAACTGCCCGCTAATTGATGATGACAACATTGATGCTTCGGGATTACCAACCAAGTTCTTTcaaagactgaaaaacacatatacagagCCCCTCAAGTGTCTTGCAGAGAATTTGCTTTATTACCCCAGCGTTGCCTATAACTGGGCACAGCAAGGGTTGGCCAACATTTGGCCATTTTAG